A region of Drosophila suzukii chromosome 2L, CBGP_Dsuzu_IsoJpt1.0, whole genome shotgun sequence DNA encodes the following proteins:
- the LOC108012789 gene encoding essential MCU regulator, mitochondrial encodes MPFDGDDFKDFKELKKIPKRSKKYIYVGIAVTVIPGILLGGYIGKKLAQFLEVFDLYAPDISEDDE; translated from the coding sequence ATGCCATTTGATGGAGACGACTTCAAAGACTTTAAAGAACTAAAAAAGATACCGAAGCGTAGCAAAAAGTACATTTATGTTGGTATTGCGGTCACTGTCATACCAGGCATTTTATTAGGCGGCTATATTGGCAAAAAGCTGGCTCAATTCCTTGAGGTATTCGATTTGTATGCGCCCGATATTTCGGAAGATGATGAATAG
- the LOC108009092 gene encoding dnaJ homolog subfamily C member 28 encodes MWLAGRLLVGSTTFRFARFLHLKRKEVYMECFRILGVHESADQNTVRHAYLDLVKRVHPDSGTEEASAERFQQVDQAFRVLQEKFAKGRRNIQEDEEEAMEFDIKHTAPQHRQYLSNEGIGMGNPFQRQKQYQQVRAMKAQERVLEHRIDKAAAGEKTLMSKGGNHFRRHAIKTKYGIDRVVEDLIQEAMSQGDFNNLNGSGKPLSGAQSQNPYLDFTTHKLNKIMLDNGFTPEWISLGKDIRDAVAQLKMKLRKERIYYGEWPLQRPEDLAAWQTFTQQQQEDIKQLNKLIDKYNLIVPILENQFFRLNLDRMAEPIFKDSELQRNVIRPEVRAKAKSNIEDQGSSSTSLFSLISKLL; translated from the exons ATGTGGCTGGCAGGACGTCTGTTGGTTGGATCCACAACCTTCCGATTCGCTCGTTTCTTGCACCTCAAACGTAAGGAAGTGTATATG GAATGCTTCCGCATCCTGGGAGTGCACGAGTCGGCCGACCAGAATACCGTGCGCCACGCCTACTTGGATCTGGTCAAGCGGGTGCATCCCGATTCGGGTACCGAGGAGGCCAGTGCCGAGCGCTTCCAGCAGGTGGACCAGGCCTTTCGGGTCCTGCAGGAGAAGTTCGCCAAAGGAAGGCGCAACATTCAGGAGGACGAGGAGGAGGCCATGGAGTTCGATATCAAGCACACGGCGCCGCAGCATCGGCAATATCTATCCAACGAAGGCATCGGCATGGGCAATCCCTTCCAGCGCCAGAAACAGTACCAGCAGGTTCGCGCTATGAAGGCTCAGGAGCGCGTCCTGGAGCACCGGATCGACAAGGCCGCTGCCGGAGAGAAAACTTTGATGTCCAAGGGCGGCAATCACTTTCGCAGACATGCCATCAAGACCAAGTACGGCATCGATCGGGTTGTCGAGGATCTCATCCAGGAGGCAATGTCCCAGGGTGATTTCAACAACCTCAACGGGTCAGGAAAGCCACTGTCCGGGGCTCAGTCGCAGAATCCCTATCTGGACTTTACCACTCATAAGCTGAACAAGATCATGTTGGACAATGGCTTCACGCCGGAGTGGATCAGCCTTGGAAAGGATATCCGCGATGCGGTCGCTCAACTAAAGATGAAGTTGCGGAAGGAACGCATATACTACGGTGAATGGCCACTTCAGCGCCCCGAAGATTTGGCCGCCTGGCAAACCTTcacccagcagcaacaggagGATATCAAGCAACTAAACAAGCTCATTGACAAGTACAACCTGATAGTACCCATCCTGGAGAATCAATTCTTTCGCCTGAACCTCGACAGGATGGCGGAACCCATATTTAAGGATTCGGAATTGCAGCGTAACGTAATCAGACCCGAAGTGCGTGCTAAAGCCAAAAGTAATATCGAGGATCAGGGGAGTTCTAGTACCAGTCTCTTTTCCCTAATTAGCAAACTATTGTAA